One Acidobacteriota bacterium DNA window includes the following coding sequences:
- a CDS encoding GIY-YIG nuclease family protein yields the protein MGGSYQLLIRLFKGVSLRVGRLGEFFFPAGYYIYSGRAKRALSSRIIRHLRRKKRKRWHIDYLTAHPEAEVISIVIYPDLDECRHHREIASLPGVRVPVPRFGSGDCRSGCSAHLLYSPVFLSFYALQDSPLRDRIEKERRKL from the coding sequence ATGGGTGGTTCCTATCAGCTTCTCATCCGTCTTTTTAAAGGAGTATCCCTTCGGGTGGGGAGGCTCGGGGAGTTCTTCTTCCCTGCCGGCTATTACATCTATTCTGGACGGGCGAAGCGAGCTCTTTCCTCCCGCATCATTCGCCACTTAAGGAGGAAGAAGCGAAAGAGGTGGCACATAGATTACCTCACCGCCCATCCTGAAGCGGAGGTCATCTCCATAGTCATCTATCCCGATCTCGATGAGTGTCGTCATCATCGGGAGATAGCGTCCCTACCCGGCGTTCGGGTGCCCGTTCCTCGATTCGGTAGCGGGGACTGTCGCAGTGGGTGTTCCGCCCATCTCCTTTATTCCCCTGTTTTCCTCTCTTTTTACGCTTTACAGGATTCTCCCTTACGGGATAGAATCGAGAAGGAAAGGAGGAAGCTATGA
- a CDS encoding deoxyribonuclease IV yields the protein MSSGSEGKGRKKLLLGAHMSIGGGVHLSLIRGAELGCTAIQIFTKSARGWYAKPIPEEDVLAFKENVKKTGIWPVVAHTSYLIDLGTPDPERLQKSRDSLVVELERAELLGIPCLVLHPGSHLGKGEDEGIKRIAESLNLVHERTKGFRVKIALETTAGQGTNLGYRFEQIARMIELTEEDDRLVVCYDTCHTFAAGYDIRTREGYERTFAEFDEIIGLNRLRVFHLNDSKGDLGSRLDRHIHIGEGKLGVEPFRMLLNDPRFYDLPFIIETPKEDDWDRRNLELLRSLAS from the coding sequence ATGAGCTCGGGCTCTGAGGGTAAGGGAAGGAAAAAGCTCCTTTTGGGAGCCCATATGTCCATCGGGGGTGGGGTTCATCTCTCCCTTATCCGGGGGGCGGAGCTCGGTTGTACTGCCATCCAGATATTCACCAAGAGCGCTCGGGGCTGGTATGCGAAGCCGATCCCGGAGGAGGATGTCCTCGCCTTCAAGGAGAATGTGAAAAAGACCGGGATTTGGCCCGTGGTAGCCCACACCTCCTACCTCATCGATCTCGGAACTCCGGACCCGGAGCGGCTTCAAAAATCGAGGGATTCGCTCGTAGTCGAGCTCGAGCGGGCAGAGCTTCTCGGTATCCCCTGTCTTGTTCTTCATCCGGGCTCTCATTTGGGGAAGGGGGAGGATGAGGGGATAAAAAGGATAGCGGAATCGCTCAACCTGGTTCACGAACGGACCAAGGGGTTCAGGGTGAAGATAGCCCTGGAGACGACCGCAGGACAGGGGACCAACCTCGGGTATCGGTTCGAGCAGATAGCGCGGATGATAGAGCTCACCGAGGAGGACGATCGCCTCGTCGTCTGTTATGATACCTGTCATACCTTTGCCGCGGGCTACGATATAAGGACGAGGGAGGGATATGAGCGGACATTCGCCGAGTTCGATGAGATAATCGGACTGAACAGGCTCCGGGTATTCCACTTGAACGATTCGAAGGGAGATTTAGGCTCGAGGCTTGATCGACATATCCACATCGGTGAGGGCAAGCTTGGGGTAGAACCGTTTCGGATGCTCCTGAACGATCCGAGGTTTTATGATCTTCCCTTTATCATCGAGACCCCGAAGGAGGACGATTGGGATCGCAGAAACCTCGAGCTTCTGCGGAGCCTTGCTTCTTAG
- a CDS encoding HDIG domain-containing protein, producing MISREEALALVREKVNNKNLVKHSLAVEAGMRALARYFGEDEELWGLTGLLHDIDYGETAKDPDRHGLVAPEILAPYDLPEEMIYAIKAHPGHFPRESLLDKALFAVDPLTGLIVAATLMHPTRRIVNVDVPFVMRRFKEKHFARGAKREDIKTCEEFGVPLEKFIEIVLSGMKEIADELGL from the coding sequence ATGATCTCGCGGGAAGAGGCGTTAGCCCTTGTTCGGGAAAAGGTGAACAACAAAAACCTGGTGAAACACTCATTGGCGGTTGAGGCGGGGATGAGGGCGCTTGCCCGTTATTTCGGGGAGGACGAGGAACTCTGGGGGCTAACCGGTCTCCTTCACGATATCGACTATGGCGAGACCGCAAAGGATCCTGATCGGCACGGTTTGGTTGCCCCGGAGATACTCGCCCCCTATGATCTCCCCGAGGAGATGATCTACGCCATAAAGGCGCATCCGGGCCATTTCCCGAGGGAGAGTTTGCTTGACAAGGCGCTTTTTGCCGTCGATCCCCTCACCGGTCTTATTGTGGCAGCTACCCTGATGCATCCTACGAGGAGGATAGTGAATGTAGATGTTCCCTTCGTTATGAGGAGGTTCAAGGAGAAGCACTTCGCCCGGGGGGCAAAGAGGGAGGATATAAAGACCTGTGAGGAGTTCGGGGTTCCCCTTGAGAAGTTCATCGAGATCGTCCTTTCCGGGATGAAGGAGATAGCGGATGAGCTCGGGCTCTGA